A single window of Caldicellulosiruptor bescii DSM 6725 DNA harbors:
- a CDS encoding sensor histidine kinase — MRSKLFGYTILVVVVITLLQGILSYETYKNIYIEENKKWLVAKINEVEKYIYSFGVDKLNNIYNKGDFRVTIVGSSGVVLYDSEANVKKMENHLKRPEIANANRVFGKVEFSMRRSKTLGHYFLYAAKKVKIYNTLMFIRVSVPLDKVDTILKKVLLNTLKFAVMCIFLGIALAIGISSVLYQPLKGLISLISEGLEKFSIQDVKSPKDLKWLSLSFSKMYQLLEEKIGESNILRKRLTSLLDSLDIGIIFFDMNKRILTFNRGAENILETNLKVGFSLLECVRVYELFEFLFQQDINEKEIEISINNKTKFLKINKKKISYEDNKEGILLILSDITFLKKLERIRSDFVANVSHELKTPLTSIKGFVETLKDGAIDDKDVAIKFLNIIEVEVERLVRLINDLLYLSEIENAAMPILEEKVVVKEVVLEIIELLKIKAEKKNIQLDIKVQEGLEMNIYRDWLKQIFINLIDNAIVYNKENGKVWVTVEKLDNLIVIKVKDTGIGIPEKEIERIFERFYRVDKGRSRKFGGTGLGLSIVKHIVELYGGKVWVESQEGIGSEFTVTIPIVKKADPHQ; from the coding sequence ATGAGGTCGAAGCTTTTTGGTTATACTATATTAGTTGTGGTAGTTATAACACTTCTTCAAGGAATTCTTTCATATGAGACTTATAAAAACATATATATAGAGGAAAACAAAAAGTGGCTTGTTGCAAAAATAAATGAAGTTGAAAAATACATTTATTCTTTTGGTGTTGATAAACTGAATAATATCTATAACAAGGGCGATTTTAGAGTAACTATTGTTGGTAGCAGTGGGGTTGTTCTTTACGACTCTGAAGCAAATGTAAAGAAAATGGAAAATCACTTAAAAAGACCAGAGATTGCAAATGCCAATAGAGTTTTTGGAAAAGTAGAGTTTTCGATGAGAAGGAGCAAAACACTGGGGCATTACTTTTTGTATGCAGCAAAAAAAGTTAAAATTTACAATACATTAATGTTTATAAGAGTTTCAGTTCCTCTTGACAAAGTAGACACAATCTTAAAAAAGGTTTTATTAAATACTCTAAAATTTGCAGTGATGTGTATTTTTCTGGGTATAGCCTTGGCAATAGGAATCTCATCTGTTTTATATCAACCGTTAAAAGGCCTGATTTCGCTTATTTCAGAAGGACTTGAAAAGTTTAGCATTCAAGATGTGAAAAGTCCAAAAGATTTGAAGTGGCTTAGTCTTAGCTTTTCAAAGATGTATCAGCTTTTGGAGGAAAAGATTGGCGAATCTAATATATTAAGAAAAAGGCTCACTTCTCTTTTAGACTCATTAGACATTGGTATAATCTTTTTTGATATGAATAAAAGAATACTTACGTTCAACAGGGGAGCAGAAAACATTCTTGAAACTAACCTCAAAGTTGGATTTAGTTTACTTGAATGCGTCCGAGTATATGAACTTTTCGAGTTTCTTTTCCAACAGGATATAAATGAAAAGGAGATTGAAATTAGTATCAATAATAAAACAAAGTTTCTGAAAATAAATAAGAAGAAAATTTCATATGAAGACAATAAAGAAGGTATACTTTTAATATTAAGTGATATTACCTTTTTGAAAAAGTTAGAAAGAATTCGGTCTGACTTTGTGGCAAATGTATCGCATGAACTCAAAACACCACTTACTTCAATAAAGGGTTTTGTAGAAACACTTAAAGATGGTGCAATTGATGATAAAGATGTTGCTATTAAGTTTCTCAACATTATTGAGGTTGAGGTAGAAAGGCTTGTGAGACTTATAAATGATCTTCTCTATCTTTCGGAAATAGAGAATGCGGCAATGCCCATTTTAGAAGAAAAAGTGGTGGTTAAAGAAGTTGTGCTTGAGATTATCGAACTTTTAAAAATAAAAGCTGAGAAGAAGAATATTCAACTTGATATAAAGGTCCAAGAGGGTCTTGAGATGAACATATATCGCGATTGGCTAAAGCAGATTTTTATAAATTTAATAGATAATGCAATTGTTTATAACAAAGAAAATGGGAAAGTATGGGTGACTGTAGAGAAATTAGATAACTTAATTGTTATAAAGGTTAAGGATACAGGAATTGGAATTCCTGAAAAGGAAATTGAGAGGATATTTGAAAGATTTTACAGAGTGGATAAGGGAAGGTCCCGAAAGTTTGGAGGCACAGGCTTGGGTCTTTCTATTGTAAAGCACATAGTAGAGCTTTATGGAGGAAAAGTTTGGGTTGAAAGCCAGGAAGGTATAGGCAGTGAGTTTACGGTAACAATTCCAATTGTAAAAAAGGCTGACCCACATCAATAG